The following are from one region of the Geoalkalibacter subterraneus genome:
- the pepA gene encoding flocculation-associated PEP-CTERM protein PepA, whose amino-acid sequence MKKVLLLLAAMSLLAATSAPAAFINSYWDLNAVDNAFFPVGTGDGITEAFNEITYYAKTTSEITATGFVSDAGLARATGLNFVSGNSPGDDEGFLTATGYGFTFVWDDLEGVVTSNVDGVIEALYTSGTFDFYIDYDPYATNMENPASFADGARVATVDVTSGSYRLDTNGNAGSSYIINGEFSYILDNFWYNADTGEDLADELVGKRWVTAYTAGDNDPASLNITEDGDGNLIVFSTHDSSISVGVIPEPSTIILLGAGLLGTGIMLRRKNRK is encoded by the coding sequence ATGAAAAAAGTCCTATTGCTCCTTGCTGCAATGAGTTTGCTTGCAGCGACTAGCGCACCGGCGGCCTTTATCAACAGCTATTGGGATCTGAATGCTGTTGACAATGCCTTTTTCCCTGTTGGTACTGGCGATGGCATTACAGAAGCCTTCAATGAGATCACTTATTATGCCAAAACAACGTCAGAAATTACGGCCACCGGCTTCGTATCCGATGCCGGCCTGGCCAGAGCAACCGGTCTGAACTTTGTTTCGGGTAACAGCCCCGGCGACGATGAAGGATTCCTTACTGCCACAGGTTATGGATTCACGTTCGTATGGGACGACCTGGAAGGCGTTGTCACCTCCAATGTCGACGGCGTCATTGAGGCGCTGTACACTTCCGGGACATTCGATTTCTACATTGATTATGACCCCTATGCCACCAACATGGAAAATCCCGCCTCCTTCGCTGATGGCGCCCGTGTGGCCACCGTTGATGTGACCTCCGGCAGCTACCGGCTCGACACAAACGGCAACGCAGGCAGCTCCTACATCATCAACGGCGAATTTTCCTATATTCTTGATAACTTCTGGTACAACGCCGATACGGGCGAAGACCTTGCTGACGAATTGGTCGGCAAGCGCTGGGTGACTGCTTATACCGCAGGCGACAACGACCCCGCCTCTTTGAATATCACAGAAGATGGTGACGGAAACCTCATCGTGTTCTCAACTCACGATTCCTCCATCAGCGTTGGCGTGATCCCCGAGCCGAGCACCATCATTCTTCTCGGTGCAGGCCTGCTTGGTACCGGCATCATGCTGCGCCGCAAAAACCGCAAGTAA
- a CDS encoding PEP-CTERM/exosortase system-associated acyltransferase, whose amino-acid sequence MGYFEFEGGLYPDVPENIRTAIFRLRYQVYCLEWGFEKEEDHPGGIEADKFDSHSVQIAARVKGASPEDVIGTSRVIVGCEVDRFPIECHCSFFSEFKPPPREFSGEISRLAVSKHFRRRAVDKLIFSHGDPAYESEQALSAASAHDRRKSENEIVAGIYMHLYAESKRLGITHWYAVMAKGLHLLLKRWGVVFHPIGPELNYHGWRGPYLAEIAEIEKNLERRNPALIEGARKILWQSDSKQEVI is encoded by the coding sequence ATGGGCTATTTTGAGTTTGAGGGTGGTTTGTACCCTGATGTCCCCGAGAATATCCGTACGGCTATTTTTCGCCTGCGCTATCAGGTGTATTGCCTGGAGTGGGGATTTGAAAAAGAAGAAGACCATCCCGGCGGAATTGAAGCCGACAAATTTGATTCTCACTCTGTTCAGATTGCGGCTCGAGTAAAAGGGGCTTCACCAGAGGATGTCATTGGCACAAGCCGCGTGATAGTTGGCTGCGAGGTGGATCGCTTTCCGATTGAATGTCATTGTTCTTTTTTTAGTGAATTCAAACCACCCCCGCGAGAGTTTTCAGGAGAAATATCTCGCCTTGCTGTCAGCAAACATTTCCGTCGCCGTGCGGTGGACAAGCTGATCTTTTCTCATGGCGATCCAGCGTATGAATCCGAGCAGGCTTTGTCCGCAGCATCAGCCCATGACCGTCGCAAAAGCGAAAACGAGATTGTTGCCGGTATCTATATGCACCTTTATGCTGAAAGCAAAAGACTTGGCATCACTCATTGGTACGCGGTTATGGCCAAAGGGCTCCATTTGCTCCTCAAGCGCTGGGGAGTTGTCTTTCACCCCATCGGCCCGGAATTGAACTACCACGGCTGGCGTGGTCCTTATCTGGCAGAAATTGCAGAAATTGAAAAAAATCTCGAAAGGCGCAACCCCGCTTTGATCGAGGGGGCTCGAAAAATTTTATGGCAATCCGATTCAAAACAAGAGGTGATATGA